In Armatimonadota bacterium, one genomic interval encodes:
- a CDS encoding rod shape-determining protein RodA codes for MSAATSSGPLMEARTQQAQHIDWWLVLASLVLLLVGLMSLYSIDAGASGGRYFLNQVIRLAIGIVPFLALYLVSPKALQRYASVLYVVNLTFLGLVLIVGSTKGGAQRWLNLGPLEFQPSEMSKLLTVITLATFFASREPAQLRSLSTFVLSLVHVLVPIAFIFKQPHLGASLAMLVAWAGVSLCAGVKVRYLLGTVLGAAAIIGLAFVVPGVLKDYQKERIIALLGGGDPKGSRFHALRAQSAFAAGNLTGVGYMKGEQKNAGFVPEQQTDFIFTVIGEEGGLVGCTLVLAAFGFFFYRIWLILYRSQDRFHQMLAAGVFSYLAFHTVANIGMNLELLPVVGLWLPFMSFGGTAIWLCLASVGLLLNIRSREKPVLF; via the coding sequence ATGAGCGCAGCGACCTCCAGCGGCCCCCTGATGGAGGCTCGGACCCAACAGGCACAGCATATCGACTGGTGGCTCGTTCTGGCTTCCTTGGTATTGCTGCTGGTGGGCCTGATGTCGCTCTACAGCATCGATGCGGGCGCCAGCGGCGGGCGCTATTTCCTTAACCAAGTCATCCGTTTGGCCATTGGAATCGTGCCGTTTCTTGCTCTCTACCTGGTCAGCCCCAAGGCGCTCCAGCGCTACGCCTCGGTGCTGTACGTTGTGAACCTAACGTTTCTGGGCCTGGTTCTGATCGTCGGTTCGACCAAGGGCGGTGCACAGCGCTGGCTCAATCTCGGGCCGCTGGAGTTCCAACCCAGCGAGATGTCGAAGCTGCTCACTGTGATCACCCTGGCGACCTTCTTCGCCAGTCGAGAACCGGCGCAGCTCAGGAGCCTCTCGACGTTCGTGTTGTCGCTGGTGCACGTGCTGGTGCCCATCGCGTTCATCTTCAAGCAGCCGCACTTGGGTGCGAGCCTGGCCATGCTGGTGGCCTGGGCCGGGGTTTCGCTGTGCGCAGGGGTGAAGGTGCGCTACCTGCTGGGCACGGTGCTCGGCGCGGCGGCGATCATTGGGCTCGCGTTCGTGGTGCCGGGGGTGCTCAAGGACTACCAGAAGGAGCGCATCATTGCGCTTCTCGGTGGGGGCGACCCCAAAGGCAGCCGCTTCCACGCGCTGAGGGCGCAGAGCGCCTTTGCAGCCGGGAATCTGACGGGCGTGGGCTACATGAAGGGTGAGCAGAAGAACGCCGGGTTCGTCCCGGAGCAGCAGACCGACTTCATCTTTACGGTCATCGGCGAGGAGGGCGGCCTGGTGGGCTGCACGCTGGTGCTGGCGGCGTTCGGGTTCTTTTTCTACCGGATCTGGCTCATCTTGTATCGCTCGCAGGACCGTTTCCACCAGATGCTCGCGGCGGGTGTGTTTTCCTATCTGGCGTTCCACACGGTCGCGAATATCGGCATGAACCTGGAGCTGCTCCCCGTGGTGGGCCTTTGGCTGCCGTTCATGAGCTTCGGCGGCACGGCGATCTGGCTGTGCCTGGCAAGCGTGGGCCTGCTGTTGAACATCAGGAGCCGGGAGAAGCCGGTGCTATTTTGA
- a CDS encoding MarR family transcriptional regulator, which yields MATDALSAAQEQFILEWGRMSSMWGINRTMAQIHALLFITGDALSADEIIERLQISRGNASMNLRDLIDWGIVRRFRKPGERRDTYVSDSDPAQMFVRVVRERKRRELDPTAAAIREVLAKLPDSFESEDATIFRERLQGLLEIFDVIDAVYRQVLLSDAAFFDAMKMFKSGSKV from the coding sequence ATGGCAACTGACGCGCTTTCGGCGGCCCAGGAGCAGTTCATCCTCGAATGGGGCCGCATGAGCTCGATGTGGGGCATCAACCGCACGATGGCGCAGATCCACGCCCTGCTCTTCATCACCGGCGACGCGCTCTCGGCCGACGAGATCATCGAGCGCCTGCAGATCAGCCGGGGCAACGCCAGCATGAACCTGCGCGACCTCATTGATTGGGGCATTGTGCGGCGCTTTCGCAAGCCTGGCGAGCGGCGCGATACCTATGTGAGCGATAGCGACCCGGCGCAGATGTTCGTGCGTGTGGTGCGCGAGCGAAAGCGGCGCGAACTCGACCCCACCGCCGCCGCAATCCGCGAGGTGCTGGCCAAGCTGCCGGACTCCTTCGAGTCCGAGGACGCGACGATCTTCCGCGAGCGCCTGCAGGGACTTCTGGAAATCTTTGATGTGATCGACGCCGTCTACCGCCAAGTTCTACTTTCAGACGCGGCGTTCTTCGACGCGATGAAGATGTTCAAAAGCGGTAGCAAGGTGTAG
- the erpA gene encoding iron-sulfur cluster insertion protein ErpA: MKLAITLSERASKELKDLMASQEKSEAALRVWVAGGGCSGLQYGLALDDGQPEEGDKVFEQDGIKIFVDDLSLQYMEGSSVDFVDDNLGGGFKIENPNATSSCGCGNSFQTEDSAPAQGGGCGCGSCGCGSN; the protein is encoded by the coding sequence ATCAAGTTGGCGATCACACTATCCGAAAGAGCTTCGAAGGAATTGAAGGACCTCATGGCGAGCCAGGAGAAGTCCGAGGCTGCCCTGCGCGTTTGGGTAGCCGGTGGCGGCTGCTCCGGCCTGCAATACGGTTTGGCGCTGGATGACGGCCAGCCCGAGGAAGGCGACAAGGTCTTCGAACAGGACGGCATCAAGATCTTCGTCGACGATCTCAGCCTTCAGTACATGGAAGGCAGCTCGGTCGATTTTGTGGATGACAACCTGGGTGGCGGCTTCAAGATCGAGAACCCGAACGCCACCAGCTCCTGCGGCTGCGGCAACTCGTTCCAGACCGAAGACTCTGCCCCCGCGCAGGGCGGCGGGTGCGGTTGCGGCAGCTGTGGCTGCGGCTCGAACTGA
- a CDS encoding TetR/AcrR family transcriptional regulator, which produces MDMLKIRYVQVVGEAQHEASGRDKLLGAAADLFSRSGYEETGVATILQLAGVKAPTLYYHFGDKEGLYLAWLQGALSELGRSLTECGEKYADVDMRLQAACQVIAGAQGCDLFQVVRDIPKLSSGERREAAMAAYLENVHEPVCAAMLAGMEQGRIAQDVPGRLAGLFVLGALAQRAGLPGASFGTLETWWPSRFLKSVG; this is translated from the coding sequence GTGGACATGCTGAAAATCCGGTATGTTCAGGTGGTGGGCGAGGCTCAACACGAAGCGAGCGGCAGGGACAAACTCCTAGGAGCGGCCGCTGACCTCTTCTCGCGGTCAGGCTATGAAGAGACCGGGGTGGCGACGATTCTGCAGCTTGCCGGCGTTAAGGCGCCTACTCTGTATTACCACTTTGGCGACAAAGAAGGCTTGTACCTCGCCTGGCTTCAGGGGGCGCTCAGCGAGTTGGGGCGTTCGCTCACAGAGTGCGGAGAGAAGTACGCCGACGTTGACATGCGCCTTCAGGCGGCCTGCCAGGTGATCGCCGGCGCTCAAGGCTGCGACCTGTTCCAAGTTGTGCGCGACATCCCCAAGCTCTCATCCGGAGAGCGGCGCGAAGCGGCCATGGCCGCCTACCTCGAAAACGTTCACGAGCCCGTTTGCGCGGCCATGCTCGCCGGCATGGAGCAGGGGCGGATTGCGCAGGACGTCCCAGGCCGATTGGCGGGGTTGTTCGTGCTTGGGGCGCTCGCCCAGCGGGCGGGGCTGCCGGGTGCTTCGTTCGGGACCCTTGAGACGTGGTGGCCCTCAAGGTTTCTCAAGAGCGTGGGTTGA
- a CDS encoding PilZ domain-containing protein — protein MSLQAYVRGRARMQRLSDAKLFNAWLQGVLGLELYLESDEPTDVVPGQELYVQVAGPSLSAHFNSCVTLVSGSQIRMRVVPPIRYLAATEDARVRADGIVATVERESESFDVAVVDASRHGIGIASPVAFERGESITLTIVFKGLSVTATAEVRYCRADKKQEGKFRIGLLISDLKRLEQAKWSRLLSEFAA, from the coding sequence TTGAGCCTGCAAGCCTACGTTCGTGGCCGTGCGCGGATGCAACGCCTTTCCGACGCCAAGCTCTTCAACGCCTGGCTGCAGGGCGTGTTGGGTCTGGAGCTCTATCTGGAGTCCGATGAGCCGACCGACGTGGTTCCAGGGCAGGAACTCTACGTCCAGGTGGCGGGGCCGTCTTTGTCGGCGCACTTCAATTCCTGTGTGACCCTGGTCTCGGGCAGCCAGATTCGGATGAGGGTCGTCCCGCCGATCCGGTATCTGGCGGCGACCGAGGACGCGCGCGTCCGGGCCGATGGCATCGTGGCCACGGTTGAGCGGGAGTCTGAAAGTTTCGATGTCGCGGTTGTGGACGCATCGCGTCACGGCATCGGTATCGCTTCGCCGGTTGCCTTCGAGCGTGGCGAGTCCATCACACTGACGATCGTGTTCAAGGGACTGTCAGTAACGGCGACAGCAGAGGTGCGGTATTGCCGAGCCGACAAGAAGCAGGAAGGCAAGTTTCGGATAGGGTTGCTCATCTCTGATCTGAAGAGGCTGGAGCAAGCGAAATGGAGTCGGCTGCTGAGCGAGTTCGCGGCGTAG
- a CDS encoding ABC transporter ATP-binding protein: MLEVFDLVKQYRRTRAVDGLSFEIRPGEIVGLLGPNGAGKTTALRCVAGILRPTAGAIRINGFDLEMDQARAKQGLAFVPEMPSLYDLLTVDEHLRFIAMCFNQMDHYRDRADRLLERYDLSEKKNELVATLSKGMRQKLAIACAFIRDANVLLFDEPVIGIDPAGVAEFKLEIQRAKAAGCCILVSTHLLDTAERLCDRVMIVARGRMLAQGTLQELRATGTDAGATLEEVFLRLTEERDETAPVFDL, translated from the coding sequence ATGCTCGAAGTGTTCGACCTTGTCAAGCAGTACCGCAGGACGCGCGCGGTGGATGGGCTCTCTTTTGAAATCCGCCCGGGCGAGATCGTGGGCCTGCTCGGGCCGAATGGAGCGGGCAAGACCACGGCCCTACGGTGCGTTGCCGGCATCCTCAGGCCCACGGCCGGCGCGATTCGGATCAACGGATTCGACCTTGAAATGGACCAGGCAAGGGCCAAACAGGGGCTCGCTTTCGTTCCCGAGATGCCCTCGCTCTACGACCTGCTCACCGTGGACGAGCACCTGCGCTTCATCGCCATGTGCTTCAACCAGATGGACCACTACCGCGACCGCGCCGACCGGCTGCTGGAGCGCTATGACCTCTCAGAAAAGAAGAACGAACTGGTCGCGACCCTCTCGAAGGGCATGCGGCAGAAGCTTGCAATCGCATGCGCGTTCATCCGGGACGCCAACGTGCTCCTGTTCGATGAGCCCGTGATCGGCATCGATCCGGCGGGAGTGGCTGAATTCAAGCTGGAGATCCAGCGCGCCAAGGCCGCGGGATGCTGCATTCTGGTTTCCACACACCTGCTGGATACCGCCGAGCGGCTGTGCGACCGCGTGATGATTGTCGCGCGCGGCCGCATGCTGGCGCAGGGCACCCTCCAGGAGCTCCGCGCCACGGGTACAGACGCTGGCGCGACCCTCGAAGAGGTGTTCCTGCGATTGACCGAAGAACGCGATGAAACCGCTCCTGTTTTTGACCTATAG
- a CDS encoding 4Fe-4S binding protein — MPYVVTEPCIGVKDKSCMAVCPVDCIYEADDMVYIHPDECIDCGLCEPECPVTAIFVDTDVPPNWRDYIEKNKAEAARISAGG, encoded by the coding sequence TTGCCTTATGTTGTGACGGAACCCTGCATCGGCGTAAAAGACAAGTCCTGTATGGCCGTGTGCCCGGTCGACTGCATTTACGAAGCCGACGACATGGTGTACATCCACCCGGACGAGTGCATTGACTGCGGCCTTTGTGAGCCCGAGTGCCCGGTTACGGCGATTTTTGTAGATACCGACGTGCCGCCCAACTGGCGAGACTATATCGAGAAGAACAAGGCTGAGGCCGCGCGCATCAGCGCCGGCGGTTAG